The following nucleotide sequence is from Pseudobutyrivibrio ruminis HUN009.
GGTCTCTCAGTACAATGACATGTACGAAAACTGCCAAGATATGAAGCTTATGACTTCAAAACAAGAGACAATTGATAATCTTTTAAATCAACAGGCTGAGATTTTGAACGTAAGAATCAAATGGGAGCTTGACTGGGCAAAAAGAGTTATAGAGCGACTTTAATGAATATAATATAACCAAACTGTTTTATTGATTTAACAGTATTTTTGTGGTAGGATAAGACACGAAAAGCGATGACAGAAACAGTAGTATTTGTGAAAGCTAAGAGAGAGGACGCCTAGGCTGGAAGCGTCTAGCGGAAGCATTTATGAACACCATTCTCGAGCTGAGCGTAGAAGCCATTTGGTGAAGCGCCTCCGGGTAGTTCCGTTAAAGACAAAATGAGTGAAACACTAAGGTGGAACCGTGTATTAAAATGAATGATGCACCCTTAGGATTGCTAGAAGTAGCTTTCCTATGGGTGTTTTTTATTTTACACCCTTGGTAATGTACTAAGATTTCATTACATTTTAAAAGGAGAAAAGCAATGGTTAATTTCAAAGAAGATGAGGCATTAAACACTCTCAATCACTCATGTGCTCATATGATGGCACAGGCTGTAAAGCATCTTTATCCAAATGCTAAGTTTTGGGTTGGTCCTGTTGTAGAGGAAGGATTCTACTATGATATGGACCTTGGCGATGTTATGCTTACAGATGAGGATATCGCAAAAATCGAAAAAGAAATGAAGAAGGTCGCTAAGACAGGAGCTAAGATTTATCGTCGTGAGATTTCTAAGGCTGAGGCTTTGGAAGAGTTCAAGGACGATCCTTACAAGGTAGACCTTATCAATAATATGGACGAGAATTCAACAGTTATTTCTTGCTACGATCAGGGAGATTTCACTGATCTTTGCCGTGGACCTCACGTTGATAACGTAAAGCTTTGCCGTTACTTCAAGCTTGTTAAGCACTCTGGTGCTTATTGGAAGGGTGATGCTAACAATCAGGTACTTAACCGTGTATACGGTGTTTGCTTCCCAACACAGGAGCAGCTTGATGAGCATCTTGCACTTCTTGAGGAAGCAAAAGAGCGTGATCACAGAAAGATTGGCAAGGATATGCAGCTTTTCATGGCTGACGATTTAATTGGTAAGGGACTTCCAATGTACCTTCCAAACGGTTACACAATCTGGACAGAGCTTGAGAATTACATCCGTAATAAAGAGCGTAAGCTTGGTTACCTTCACGTTATGACACCATGCGTTGGTACAGTTCAGCTTTATCAGACATCAGGTCACTGGGATCATTACAAGGAGAACATGTTCCCAGCTATGGAAGTAGAAGGTGAGAACTTTGTCCTTCGTCCAATGAACTGCCCACATCATATGAGAATCTTTGCTAACCGTCCACACTCATACAAGGAGCTTCCAATTCGTATTGCTGAAATCGCTCACGATTTCCGTTTCGAGTCTTCAGGAACACTTAAGGGTATTGAGAGAGGACGTCACTTCTGCCAGAACGATTCACATATCTTCTGTACACAGGAGCAGATTAAGGACGAGGTTAAGGGCGTTTGTGATCTTATCTTCAGCACATACGAAGATTTCGGTATCACAGATTACAGATGTGTTCTTTCACTTCGTGATCCAGCTGATACAAAGAAGTATCACCAGGATGATGAGATGTGGAACACAGCAGAGCAGGCTCTTCGTGAGACTCTTACAGAAATCGGTATTGAGTTCACAGAGGAAATCGGCGAGGCAGCATTCTACGGACCAAAGCTTGATGTTAATGTTAAGCCAGCTATTGGTAACGAGATTACACTTTCTACATGCCAGCTTGACTTCTGCTTACCAGCTAAGTTTGATCTTACATACACAGATGCAGAGTCTAACAAGCAGACACCTGTAGTTATCCATAGAGCTATCCTTGGTTCACTTGATAGATTTATGGCTTACATTCTTGAGGAGACAAAGGGAAATCTTCCACTTTGGCTTGCACCTACACAGGTTAAGGTGCTTCCTGTAAAGAATGATGATGAAGAGCTTAATGCATATGCACAGAAGCTTGTTGATGCTCTTAACGATGCCGATGTACGTGTTGAGTTTGATACTCGTTCAGAGAAGCTTGGATACAAGATGCGTGAAGCACAGATTCAGAAGGTTCCTTATCTTGCTGTACTTGGTAAGAATGAGGAGGCTGAAGGAACAGTTTCATACAGACTTCACGGCGAGCAAGGCACTACAACAGTTTCATTTGATGAGTTTGTAGAGCTTATTGTTAATGAAATCAAGACAAAGGGTCGCAATAAATAATTAAAAGATATGGTGCCTGGTTTTTATGCCAGGCACTTTTTGTTTATTATGGAAAATATGAATGAATGTAGGCTTTGTCCTAGAGATTGTAAAGTAAATAGAACAAATTTAAAGGGAATATGTCAGGTATCTGATAAGCTTAAGATAGCCAGAATCGCCTTGCATTATTGGGAAGAACCATGTATTTC
It contains:
- the thrS gene encoding threonine--tRNA ligase, with protein sequence MVNFKEDEALNTLNHSCAHMMAQAVKHLYPNAKFWVGPVVEEGFYYDMDLGDVMLTDEDIAKIEKEMKKVAKTGAKIYRREISKAEALEEFKDDPYKVDLINNMDENSTVISCYDQGDFTDLCRGPHVDNVKLCRYFKLVKHSGAYWKGDANNQVLNRVYGVCFPTQEQLDEHLALLEEAKERDHRKIGKDMQLFMADDLIGKGLPMYLPNGYTIWTELENYIRNKERKLGYLHVMTPCVGTVQLYQTSGHWDHYKENMFPAMEVEGENFVLRPMNCPHHMRIFANRPHSYKELPIRIAEIAHDFRFESSGTLKGIERGRHFCQNDSHIFCTQEQIKDEVKGVCDLIFSTYEDFGITDYRCVLSLRDPADTKKYHQDDEMWNTAEQALRETLTEIGIEFTEEIGEAAFYGPKLDVNVKPAIGNEITLSTCQLDFCLPAKFDLTYTDAESNKQTPVVIHRAILGSLDRFMAYILEETKGNLPLWLAPTQVKVLPVKNDDEELNAYAQKLVDALNDADVRVEFDTRSEKLGYKMREAQIQKVPYLAVLGKNEEAEGTVSYRLHGEQGTTTVSFDEFVELIVNEIKTKGRNK